The following proteins are co-located in the Streptomyces sp. NBC_00435 genome:
- the nagB gene encoding glucosamine-6-phosphate deaminase codes for MEVVIVPDAKAGGELIAEAMAALVRRKPDALLGVATGSTPLPIYEALAARVKAGKVDVGRARICQLDEYVGLPAGHPESYRAVVLREVVEPLGLSEASFMGPDGSAADIVGACDAYDRALAEAGGVDLQLLGIGTDGHIGFNEPCSSLASRTRIKTLTEQTRVDNARFFDNDIEQVPHHVITQGIGTILDARHLVLLATGEGKAEAVAQTVEGPLSALVPASALQLHRHATVVVDEAAASKLKLADYFRHTFANKPAWQGL; via the coding sequence GTGGAAGTTGTCATCGTCCCGGACGCCAAGGCAGGCGGCGAGCTCATCGCGGAGGCCATGGCCGCCCTGGTCCGGCGCAAGCCCGACGCCCTGCTCGGCGTGGCGACCGGCTCCACCCCGCTGCCCATCTACGAAGCCCTCGCCGCCCGGGTCAAGGCCGGCAAGGTCGACGTCGGACGGGCCCGCATCTGCCAGCTCGACGAGTACGTCGGCCTGCCGGCCGGGCACCCCGAGTCCTACCGCGCGGTCGTCCTGCGCGAGGTCGTAGAGCCGCTGGGCCTGTCCGAGGCCTCCTTCATGGGCCCCGACGGCAGCGCAGCCGACATCGTCGGCGCGTGCGACGCGTACGACCGGGCGCTCGCCGAGGCCGGTGGCGTCGACCTCCAGCTGCTCGGCATCGGCACCGACGGGCACATCGGCTTCAACGAGCCGTGCTCCTCGCTCGCCTCCCGCACCCGCATCAAGACGCTGACGGAGCAGACCCGCGTGGACAACGCGCGCTTCTTCGACAACGACATAGAGCAGGTGCCCCACCACGTCATCACCCAGGGCATCGGCACCATCCTCGACGCCCGCCACCTGGTCCTGCTGGCCACCGGTGAGGGCAAGGCCGAGGCCGTCGCGCAGACCGTCGAGGGCCCGCTGTCCGCCCTCGTACCGGCCTCCGCGCTCCAGCTGCACCGCCACGCCACGGTGGTCGTGGACGAGGCCGCCGCGTCCAAGCTGAAGCTCGCGGACTACTTCCGACACACCTTCGCCAACAAGCCCGCGTGGCAGGGTCTGTAG
- a CDS encoding SDR family oxidoreductase, with product MGVLKGKTALVTGGSRGIGRAVAERLARDGALVAVAYRKNRAAAEAVVGAVEAAGGRAFAIGAELGVPGDAEALWAAYAAHPLATEGVDILVNNAGGAAFAGIAGTDEETYDRVHALNAKAPFFVIKHGLARLRDGGRIVNVTGTPDIALPAILATITAKGAVNALTVSLAAELAPRNITVNSVGPGIVETDLNAAWLADPAARAHAASRSVFDRLGTPEEVADVVAFLASPDSRWVTGQHLSVTGGLQLSLL from the coding sequence ATGGGCGTGCTCAAGGGGAAGACGGCACTGGTCACGGGCGGCAGCCGGGGCATCGGGCGGGCCGTGGCGGAGCGCCTGGCCCGGGACGGGGCGCTGGTCGCGGTCGCCTACCGGAAGAACCGCGCGGCGGCCGAAGCGGTCGTGGGTGCCGTCGAGGCGGCCGGGGGCCGCGCCTTCGCCATCGGGGCCGAGCTCGGCGTCCCGGGCGACGCGGAGGCACTCTGGGCGGCGTACGCGGCCCATCCGCTGGCCACCGAGGGCGTCGACATCCTGGTGAACAACGCGGGCGGGGCGGCCTTCGCCGGCATCGCCGGGACGGACGAGGAGACGTACGACCGGGTGCACGCGCTCAACGCGAAGGCACCGTTCTTCGTGATCAAGCACGGCCTCGCGCGGCTGCGGGACGGCGGCCGGATCGTGAACGTGACCGGCACCCCCGACATCGCCCTGCCGGCGATCCTCGCCACGATCACGGCCAAGGGCGCGGTGAACGCGCTGACGGTGTCACTCGCCGCCGAGCTCGCGCCGCGGAACATCACGGTGAACTCGGTGGGCCCGGGGATCGTCGAGACCGACCTGAACGCCGCCTGGCTCGCGGACCCGGCGGCCCGCGCGCACGCCGCCTCCCGCTCCGTGTTCGACCGGCTCGGCACCCCCGAGGAGGTCGCGGACGTGGTCGCCTTCCTCGCCTCCCCGGACTCCCGCTGGGTCACGGGCCAGCACCTCTCCGTGACGGGCGGGCTGCAGCTCTCGCTCCTCTAG
- a CDS encoding TetR/AcrR family transcriptional regulator, with protein MVTGQRGRPRSFDRDAALDKALLAFWERGYEATSISDLTASLGIGAPSLYAAFGDKRKLFDEVVVVYGGRYGEFAAVALAEEPTAREAVGRILREAAEIYTDPAHPPGCMVISAAVNTTSEEVAEALRLRREANLVLFESRIRADVAAGALPAGTDTWALARHAGAVLQGMSQQSRDGAGREELEAVAEVAMRAWPR; from the coding sequence ATGGTGACCGGACAGCGCGGCAGGCCCCGTTCCTTCGACCGTGACGCGGCCCTCGACAAGGCGTTGCTGGCCTTCTGGGAGCGCGGCTACGAGGCGACGTCGATCTCCGACCTGACCGCCTCGCTCGGGATCGGCGCGCCGAGCCTCTACGCCGCCTTCGGCGACAAGCGCAAGCTCTTCGACGAGGTGGTGGTGGTCTACGGCGGCCGGTACGGGGAGTTCGCGGCCGTCGCGCTCGCCGAGGAGCCCACCGCCCGCGAGGCGGTGGGGCGGATCCTGCGCGAGGCGGCGGAGATCTACACCGACCCGGCCCATCCGCCGGGCTGCATGGTGATCAGCGCGGCCGTCAACACCACCTCGGAGGAGGTGGCGGAGGCGCTGCGCCTGCGGCGCGAGGCCAACCTGGTGCTGTTCGAGAGCCGGATCCGGGCCGATGTCGCCGCGGGGGCCCTGCCGGCCGGTACGGACACGTGGGCGCTGGCCCGCCACGCCGGGGCCGTGCTTCAGGGAATGTCCCAGCAGTCGCGCGACGGCGCGGGCCGGGAGGAACTGGAGGCGGTGGCCGAGGTGGCCATGCGGGCCTGGCCGCGGTAA
- a CDS encoding sensor histidine kinase, producing the protein MNDLVRQHTALSETDLEWLHLLVSEWQLLSDLSFADLVLWVPTLDGSRYVSVAQMRPNTGPTSYQDDMVGHLVPRGRRPLLDAALDEGRIVREGDPEWREEVPVRVESIPVRREGRVLGVIARNTNLLTVRTPSRLELTYLQSASDLAQMIAAGSFPFPGQQVDMDASPRVGDGLIRLDAEGVVTYASPNALSAYHRLGLASDLVGQHLGSITSELAPSRGPVDEALVKLASGWAPRETEAEGNSGVIQLRAIPLKPKGTRIGSLVLCRDVTELRRRERELITKDATIREIHHRVKNNLQTVAALLRLQARRMDSPQGREALNEAVRRVGSIAIVHETLSQNLDERVEFDEIADRVIAMVAEISPGKVDCRRTGRFGILDAEVATPLSMVLTEILQNALEHAFTQGEGGTVEVSAARSGTGRGDARLLISVVDDGCGLPEGFDPQRAGNLGLQIVRTLVEGELGGTFDMVASEPRGTRVVLDIPASPQK; encoded by the coding sequence ATGAACGACCTCGTACGCCAGCACACCGCTCTCAGTGAAACCGACCTGGAGTGGCTCCACCTGCTGGTCTCGGAGTGGCAGCTGCTCTCCGACCTCTCCTTCGCCGACCTCGTGCTGTGGGTTCCCACCCTCGACGGCAGCCGCTACGTCTCGGTCGCGCAGATGCGCCCGAACACCGGCCCCACCTCGTACCAGGACGACATGGTCGGCCACCTGGTCCCGCGGGGCCGTCGCCCGCTGCTCGACGCCGCGCTCGACGAGGGCCGCATCGTGCGCGAGGGGGACCCGGAGTGGCGCGAGGAGGTACCGGTCCGCGTCGAGTCGATCCCCGTGCGCCGCGAGGGCCGGGTACTCGGAGTGATCGCGCGCAATACCAACCTGCTCACTGTGCGTACACCCAGCCGGCTGGAGCTCACCTACCTCCAGTCCGCCTCGGACCTGGCCCAGATGATCGCGGCGGGCTCCTTCCCCTTCCCCGGGCAGCAGGTGGACATGGACGCCTCCCCGCGTGTCGGGGACGGCCTGATCAGGCTCGACGCAGAGGGCGTGGTGACGTACGCGTCCCCCAACGCGCTCTCCGCCTACCACCGGCTGGGCCTGGCCTCCGACCTGGTCGGCCAGCACCTGGGCTCCATCACCTCGGAACTCGCGCCGTCCCGCGGTCCGGTGGACGAGGCGCTGGTCAAACTCGCCAGCGGCTGGGCCCCGCGCGAGACCGAGGCCGAGGGCAACAGCGGGGTCATCCAGCTGCGCGCCATCCCGCTCAAGCCCAAGGGGACCCGCATCGGCTCCCTCGTCCTGTGCCGGGACGTCACGGAACTGCGCCGTCGCGAACGTGAATTGATCACTAAGGACGCGACCATCCGGGAGATCCACCACCGGGTCAAGAACAACCTCCAGACCGTGGCCGCACTCTTGCGCCTGCAGGCCCGCCGAATGGATTCTCCGCAGGGGCGCGAGGCGCTGAACGAAGCCGTCCGACGGGTCGGTTCGATCGCGATCGTGCACGAGACGCTGTCTCAGAACCTGGACGAGCGGGTCGAGTTCGACGAGATCGCCGACCGCGTGATCGCGATGGTCGCCGAGATCTCCCCGGGCAAGGTCGACTGCCGGCGCACCGGCCGCTTCGGAATCCTGGACGCGGAGGTCGCCACTCCGCTGTCGATGGTGCTGACGGAGATCCTCCAGAACGCCCTGGAGCACGCCTTCACCCAGGGGGAGGGCGGCACCGTGGAGGTGTCCGCGGCCCGTTCGGGCACCGGCCGCGGTGACGCCCGGCTGCTGATCTCGGTGGTCGACGACGGGTGCGGTCTGCCCGAGGGGTTCGACCCGCAGCGCGCCGGCAACCTCGGTCTGCAGATCGTCCGGACCCTGGTGGAGGGTGAGCTCGGCGGCACCTTCGACATGGTCGCCTCGGAGCCGCGCGGCACCAGGGTCGTCCTCGACATCCCGGCGAGCCCGCAGAAGTAG
- a CDS encoding WhiB family transcriptional regulator, translated as MDWRHNAVCREEDPELFFPIGNTGPALLQIEEAKAVCRRCPVMEQCLQWALESGQDSGVWGGLSEDERRAMKRRAARNRARNASA; from the coding sequence ATGGACTGGCGTCACAACGCCGTTTGTCGTGAGGAAGACCCGGAACTCTTCTTCCCCATCGGCAACACCGGTCCTGCGCTGCTGCAGATCGAGGAAGCCAAGGCCGTCTGCCGCCGTTGCCCCGTCATGGAGCAGTGCCTGCAGTGGGCGCTCGAGTCCGGTCAGGACTCCGGTGTCTGGGGCGGTCTCAGCGAGGACGAGCGCCGCGCAATGAAGCGCCGCGCCGCTCGCAACCGGGCGCGCAACGCCAGCGCCTGA
- a CDS encoding diacylglycerol/lipid kinase family protein, protein MRALLVANPAATTTSARTRDVLTHALASEMKLEAVTTEYRGHARDLGRRAAETGIDLVVALGGDGTVNEVVNGLLHEGPDPDRLPGLAVVPGGSTNVFARALGLPNDAVEATGALLDALRERRERTVGLGLAAGTPGTEDESVPARWFTFCAGFGFDAGVVGRVEQQRERGKRSTHALYVRQLVRQFWEEPNRRHGTMTLERPGVDPVTDLVLSIVCNTSPWTYLGNRPLYASPEASFDTALDVLALDRLSTPAVARYATQLLTSTPERGPHGKHAVSLHDLTDFTLHSKVPLPFQMDGDHLGLRTSVRFTGVRRALRVIV, encoded by the coding sequence ATGCGTGCACTTCTCGTGGCCAACCCAGCAGCGACGACGACCAGTGCGCGCACGCGTGACGTCCTGACCCACGCCCTGGCCAGCGAGATGAAGCTGGAGGCGGTCACCACCGAGTACCGCGGGCACGCACGGGACCTGGGCCGCAGGGCCGCCGAGACCGGTATCGACCTGGTGGTGGCGCTGGGCGGCGACGGCACCGTCAACGAGGTGGTCAACGGACTGCTGCACGAGGGGCCGGATCCGGACCGGCTGCCCGGTCTCGCGGTGGTCCCCGGCGGCTCCACCAATGTCTTCGCCCGCGCGCTCGGCCTGCCCAACGACGCGGTCGAGGCGACCGGCGCCCTGCTCGACGCGCTGCGGGAGCGGCGCGAGCGGACGGTCGGTCTGGGGCTCGCGGCCGGTACCCCCGGCACGGAGGACGAGTCGGTCCCGGCGCGCTGGTTCACCTTCTGCGCGGGATTCGGCTTCGACGCGGGCGTGGTGGGGCGGGTCGAACAGCAGCGCGAACGGGGCAAACGTTCGACGCACGCCCTCTATGTACGACAGCTGGTGCGCCAGTTCTGGGAAGAGCCCAACCGCCGGCACGGCACGATGACGCTGGAGCGGCCCGGCGTGGATCCGGTGACGGACCTGGTGCTGTCGATAGTGTGCAACACGTCACCCTGGACATATCTGGGCAACCGGCCGCTCTACGCCTCTCCGGAGGCGTCGTTCGATACCGCACTTGACGTATTGGCACTGGACCGTTTGTCAACTCCGGCGGTCGCTCGCTATGCGACACAGCTCCTGACCTCGACTCCTGAGCGCGGTCCGCACGGGAAGCATGCGGTGTCTCTGCACGATCTGACGGACTTCACCTTGCATTCGAAGGTTCCACTTCCGTTCCAGATGGACGGAGACCACCTCGGTCTGCGCACCAGCGTTCGGTTCACAGGCGTACGTCGCGCACTGCGTGTGATTGTGTGA
- a CDS encoding RNA polymerase sigma factor SigF, with the protein MSGGEVPVRGGDRPRARHEVDGGIPEQQHARPHPADTDAENGFLDSAERRAGPVSENQHDQTLPVQPPGAAATAPAAPAANTPPGADIPAAGIPGVLQAPVFTAPAPLPDPRDRSGARALFIELRELPDGSPEKAELRNRLVRMHLPLVEHLARRFRNRGEPLDDLTQVATIGLIKSVDRFDPDRGVEFSTYATPTVVGEIKRHFRDKGWAVRVPRRLQELRLSLTTATAELSQQHGRSPTVHELAERLGISEEEVLEGLESANAYSTLSLDVPDTDDESPAVADTLGSEDEALEGVEYRESLKPLLEGLPPREKRILLLRFFGNMTQSQIAQEVGISQMHVSRLLARTLAQLREKLLVEE; encoded by the coding sequence GTGAGCGGCGGGGAGGTCCCAGTGCGGGGCGGGGATCGGCCCCGGGCACGGCACGAGGTCGACGGTGGCATTCCGGAGCAGCAGCACGCCCGGCCGCACCCGGCTGACACGGATGCGGAAAACGGCTTTTTGGACTCGGCGGAGCGACGGGCGGGCCCTGTGAGCGAGAACCAGCACGACCAAACACTGCCGGTCCAGCCACCGGGGGCCGCTGCCACGGCCCCGGCGGCCCCGGCCGCGAACACACCACCGGGTGCGGACATCCCTGCCGCGGGCATCCCCGGGGTCCTCCAGGCTCCGGTGTTCACCGCGCCGGCGCCGCTGCCGGATCCACGCGACCGCAGTGGCGCGCGAGCCTTGTTCATCGAGCTGCGGGAACTGCCCGACGGCTCGCCGGAGAAGGCGGAGCTGCGCAACCGGCTCGTACGGATGCACCTGCCGCTGGTGGAGCACCTGGCCCGGCGCTTCCGCAACCGCGGTGAGCCGCTGGACGACCTGACCCAGGTCGCCACCATCGGCCTGATCAAGTCGGTGGACCGCTTCGACCCGGACCGCGGGGTCGAGTTCTCCACGTACGCCACGCCCACCGTGGTCGGCGAGATCAAGCGGCACTTCCGCGACAAGGGCTGGGCGGTACGGGTCCCCAGACGCCTGCAGGAGCTGCGGCTCTCGCTGACCACGGCGACCGCTGAACTGTCCCAGCAGCACGGGCGCTCCCCCACGGTGCACGAACTGGCCGAACGGCTGGGGATTTCCGAGGAGGAGGTGCTGGAGGGTCTGGAATCGGCCAATGCCTACAGCACGCTCTCGCTGGACGTCCCGGACACCGACGACGAGTCGCCGGCGGTCGCGGACACCCTGGGCTCGGAGGACGAGGCGCTGGAGGGCGTCGAGTACCGCGAATCCCTCAAGCCGCTCCTGGAGGGGCTGCCGCCGCGGGAGAAGCGGATCCTGCTGCTGCGGTTCTTCGGCAACATGACCCAGTCCCAGATCGCGCAGGAGGTCGGCATCTCCCAGATGCACGTCTCCCGGCTGCTGGCCCGCACCCTGGCCCAGCTCCGCGAGAAGCTCCTGGTCGAGGAGTAG